The sequence GTAGAAATTCGTCGTTTAGTCTTGGGTGGGGATGCAGGATCAGAATCTGAGTTCTCAATCACAACTGCTTTCCTTCGCTTAGACACTTGGATGGTGGCTTCAGGCGCTTCTTTTTGAGCTCCTGAATCTTCTGAAACATCCCTACCTTTTCCAGCTTCTCGCCTTTCAGCCTCCGCCGCAGCTCCATGAAGAACTGCTGTATCAGCTGAGTCATCCTCGGACTCAGTAGGTACCGATTCAACATCCACTTGGGCTGCAGGGTTAAGTAGGGAAAAAGttaaaaggtttcaagagaagGGTTACAGAATCAagataagaagaagaaataccTATCAGAAGAATTCGATTCTTTTCTTGAATTATCTCTTTCCAATTTTCAAGTTCGCCCGAACTGGGGTATGATTTGAGAGAAAGTTGACTGAAAAGGCGATCATGAGTCTCTCTCAAGTCTCCTCCATATTTCTTGGTCCATTTGTCTTCCCACCAAGAAGGGAAGAGTGAAGTGCATTCAAAATTGAGGATGATGGACTTTCGGGCAGCCTGACTCATGACTTCAAGACTGCGTCGGGCAGCTCTAAAGGTCGACTCAGAGGGAGATGATAAACGAAAGGAAGTGCCACAATGAACAGAGTCAAAAAATGGGATAGGGATGGTTTGCCTAAATCCTAATTGCCTGTTACAAAAGTTAGGGTGATACACCTCTAACCCTCGATCATATCGATTGCCCCGAACTCCCCAGGCCATGTCTCTCGATTGAATGCAACTAATAAATTTTTCCCTACAAGAGGTCCTCATGAGCATCTTGAAAGGCCTGATCAGAGGACCAAGGATATCTTCTCAAGACTGACGCACCCCATTCCAGGTCTGATTAAGTCCTACAAACCTTGAAGAAATAAAAGCAGGCGAAGGTGGAGTGATCAGTAGGAGTAGCTTCGGCTAGGATTTGGGCGGGGGCCACACCTTCTGGGAACTCTAAGTTGGCAGCCCGAAACTCTGGAAAGTACCATTGGAGCTATGTTTGTATCATCCATATGGGTCCATTCAGGTTAGTCTCAAATGGCTCACCTTGAGTCATTTCGAAAAGAAGATGGTAAAGATGAGAAAGAAGGAATGGACCTGTTGCTACATCATCGAAGTTATGAAGAGCTTCCACCAAGGAGATCCATTCAACCTTCACTCCTTTAGATTTATTGGGGAAGACATGTTTGTTGAGCCAGTATAAGAGGAAATACATGTGCTCTTGATCTCTATCAGCACGGGAAGAACCTGctccaaaattttcttttataaaaggGATGAATCCCTTGAACGAGGTCCCGTAACTCTTAAAGGTTGCAGAGTTATATTCCAGGGAGAGGAAGGATGTGGATGAACCTGAGCTTTCAGCAATTGAGGGGAGAGCCCAGTCTTGAGTAACATCTACTATCCTGCCCGATGGCCTTAGCTCGAAGACTTGAGCCATATCTAGAATAGTCGGAGACATGGGACCCATGCGAAAGTCAAAAGTGTTCGTGCCCGAATTCCataaaagaagagaagaagcaAGCAATTCGGGCTTGGGAATAATGGTGGTTTTTTAGAGCATTATCAACTCGTAAATGTCAttattcatccatttcttcttaaaAGTTGGCTCTAGTTCGTCAATCCATTGAGCCCAAGTCGGATCATTCATCAATGGAAAGCCTCAGTGATATGACGACCACTTGGATGAAGAAATGCCCGACTTAGCCAAAAAGGGATTTGGGGAAAACCAGTTATCCTTGGGCATATTGTCCTCTATCACTGCAGGGACCCGAGAAATCCATGCGGGACCCAACGATTGTACCCCATGTACTTCAAAGAAAAGCTCAAAATGTAAACCTGCTCGAGGGCGATGCAGGCTGTTGAGTAAACGGTGCAAAGTGGCGATGCCTTTGCCAGATTCATATGATAGTTGGATTTGGCTGGATCCTGAAGCCATTTGATGAAGTTTGGACAAGGAAGACGACAAGGATAGAAGATGTCGGGCAAAAAGCAGCAGAGAGTTTCAAAgattcagaaaagaaaaatgactgGGGAGTTAGGAAGTTTTCGATTACAAAAGAAGAATGTAGGAGATTCGGGAATGATGGGAATCACCGTAGAAAGGCGGTGATTGCTTTTGAAAAGTGTGCAAATTTTGAGAAAGAAAGACGTGGGTATTAATAGAGAcctattcaatcaatattggcgcctggaattccagtctgaatattgattgaagggggcactgtttgggttaaaacttaaactttgggctcagaagggagttggcccaaaaagaggAGAAAAGCCCGAAGCACAGCCCAAGCCCAAAAGGCAGAAAAGgcctttcccgactaggtgcagatcatttgcaccacttgctcacctacccaagggccaagtggtatagaccagccagctaatcagcccaaaagtactttacagtggCAATATAAGTAAATAGCTAATGAGTCACTATCCTTTaaactgcattcgggcaagattattgctacaggaggccaagccaaagtgtctataaaagaagaaagagaaatcagagttaaggacactcaaacaaaccaacaaatacaagcacaaactctgctcaaagccagatttaccttcacaacgaagctgtagtcagcccaagccttcatccctttcgggattaAACCTTTGTATTAGCTCTGCTACCATGTTCaactcttgctgtagtatcgatttctttctgtaaactcatatcccaaccccttttctaagctttcaaacctcctgataaaccacaaagataggaagttgcaagacgatcagccttgcccgacaaggttaaaccttacccgaccctctttgttgttgtcttttcattcattagcctagcaatatgttgtatactacaagttgtatccaagttatttctagtaatatggctattaaaagactctctcagcgcttgaatccgatttgaatatgtcttcacagttcaagccagatctaagttctaagccctcgggcatgtaagatttgatcactcaaaagtccttggcctcaaggcataaaaaggaaccttatgtggacttaacccatccacgaaaagctttgataaacaagaagtccgaagttacttgaggcgcaagtaattgacctgtcacttagttttatttctattatattatgattaccatagaacgtTCGAGTACGaaatgaattctgatgggaagcctcaaggcctattcaaggccttacaaaggcacctatttggattcatcatGTTCCTCGGGCTAGAACGTTGAGTATAgaaggagttctgatgggaagcctcaaggcctatctaaggccctacaaaggcacctatttggattcattctgctcttcgggctcaggtaatcagaagtataatggttataagactcatataaccaagaaaatgaaccttATGTATTCGAGTATTAAGTTAGTTATTaacgggaagcctcaaggcctacacctaaggccccacaaaggcacctgtcataactaacatagtctctcgagtatatatataattaaaactcaacatccgttttacatctgccatgctgaagatggcagtggcacgcctgagcactaaaaagttaatcttgattgtgagcctcaaggcctacacctaaggccccacaaaggcacatttcaaagttaactatgtccttctctttcagccttgcccgacaagctttgcccgacaagcctgccagtaaagcagaagcccaacagaaagcatcaaccggcgccgaTCTCtcagggagctgtgtgctcgttggTTAGGAAACATCCTCAACAGTAATTCCTGGCACGAACAGTTCTTAATTTTTAGATTTGCACAGATTCTCAGGTGGGATTTGGGGTGGAGATCCCGAATCTCTTTTTCAGGAATTTGAAGGATAAGGGGTTATTGGGGTTTTCATTTGAGTTTTGAGGCCTCAAAGAATTTCTTTGTGATTTATGTCGTGAGTATGAGTTGCAGAGGTTGAGGGAAGAGCTGCTGCAATTACTCCATATCTGTGAGTTATGGAATGAAGCTTGTGCGAGTCACTGAAGGTGAGATAGTGGGTGTCGTGGGTTGCGGCTTCTACTTCCAGGATCACAGATTTGAAGGAGGTGGGTTGAAGGTTCAAAAAAGTGAGTTGTTGCAGGAAGCCATTCTCGAATTTGCAGGGTGTGGGTTTGCAGCCTAGGAGGTCCAACACTCCTCCCCTTGATTGTTTGATTGTGCTTTTGTTTATGACTGAAGCTGTACATAAATGATTGTATAATATGTAACAGGGACCTCGTGAATGGAGAGAAAAGATAAGAaaatttatgtttaaaatttctGTTCACACGATTGTAGTTGCACAGAATGCCAAAAATCTTGAGTTttgtgaacttttttttttaattttatttgcagtaaagtttttgtgttgaaaatAGTTTAATAAGTAAGGTTTATTGATGGTAGGTTTTTGGttgtaaatttttgtttggGTACTTAGCTTGGATAGTTGAAGTTATTTCTAGGACACACAAATTgactttgcttcacactatcttcatcaagagtgtgtgaagcttcgtaagtgaagcttttatattgaagctttatagttgaagctttgtaagtgaagcttttatgttgaagtttagtaggtgaaactttgtgattgaagctttgtaggtgaagcttttgttggacACCATAagttgattttgcttcacactatcttgatcaagagtgtgtgaagctttgtcAATTTATGGTTggcctccatttgttgaagttgttgggtttcctcttcttctttttttctccttttttttgtcttttttttttggagaaactGGAAATTAGAATTTTGAACTTTCCTAGCTTGTGTGGAAGTCTCAAAGCTTTACCTGTAGGGctttctcataatttgaatttctttggccaTGTTGAACTATATAAGAAGGATAAGTTTCCATTCTTTACATTGCTTTCATTTGTTCATTTTGTAGTATTTTTTTGAAGATAGAGTGCTATCTAGTTAAGAGGAATTCCAGCAGTGCTTGGCACCATCTTCAGGTTGTTAGTATTCTCCACTAGATCAAATActttcattcttgttgaattgtttgagtaTTCATGCACTTGGCTAAGAACATGATGAACTGGTTGAGCTTTTTATCATGCCTTAGGAACCTCTTAGGTTTCGATCCTTCACGTAGTGATAGAGTTTAtttctgtttgttgtagatgtcagagcctggagGTCCTAATGATGAAGGCTCCCCTAGCTCTAACTCTAGGTTTGAGCCTGCAATGTCAGAGTCTTGTATAGAATAAATGTTGGATGATCTCCACAATCATCAAACATGCATTACATGTTTTTCTTTCGAGGCTTCCGATGAAGGGATAAGTGAGGAATGTAGGTCTAGGGATGTAACCTTAGCCAAGATTGGTTCTTCCTCCTTCATGTCGGTAGATGAGGGGGTTGCTCTTGACGCCATACCCATTTTTTGCTCTGATTTTACAGCAGACCATTTAGATAAAAACTTGTTAGATAGCGAATAGCAGCttaaggccctaaggcagtcatgtagCATACCCGTAGTGTAGGAATGCGCTTGGTGCATTATGAAGAATTACTTATTGAGCCACCCAAAGGTTACATCATGTTCTACACCCAGATACTAGTGACTTTAGGGGTGAAGCTACCCTTGCATCCATAGTTGCAACAGATGCTATCTTTCATTGGATATGCGTCTGGATAACTCAAccctggtttctgggataccTTGAttgggttttatattatttgaaTGAAGTGTGGATTAGGTGAGCCTTCATTTCATTAGTGGCGCTACTGCTATAAGATGTGCCCAGTGAAGTCATGCACTGGCTACTCTAAGTGTGCGTGTCGAAGCGAGAGAGAGCATGCTAGAAGTGTCACACCTGAATGATATGTTCCTACTCATTTCCAGACCgtaggttgtaatgtatccattATTTGCATggtttgctatttgttgtgatttcTACTTCCTTCTAACATTTGTCTTCATGCAGTGACACGAGGTACCATCAAACTGTCTAGACGAGAGCTGGCCGATgtagagaaggtgttgagggtgccaAAAGAGAATAGACACTTGGGCAAGCTACGACCTTTGTTTCGAAAATACGATTTCCAACCCCTAGTGTTCGAGTGCTAGAGACGAGCGAGTAAGTCGTATCCTTCATTTAGCCCTCCCTTTTTTATTATAAAGTTGtattccttactttgattttcCTTGTTCAGTGGAGAAGGTGAGCAAGAAATGAGAGATTAGCACCAAGAAAGGGAAAACACTCATGTTAGTTCCCGTAGACAACATTCTGTTTCACAAAGGAGTTCGCAAGCACCAGGTGAAACCAGTCTTTATACCTAAGTCTCAAAAAGAGGTCATTTTGCCTCGAGGAAGGCTGAAGCTGAGGCCATATGATGTGCTGCTGCCATAGTTGCAGGGGAGGAGATGCAACTGTTGCCTCATCTTCCTACTATTGGTCCCATCTTTCTTCCAGCCATGAATTACACTGGCCAAGAAGGTAACCCTAGCTTCAGCCACAAGAGGAAGTACAAGGAAGAGGTTGGCAGTATCCCTTGGAATGACTTGAAGGTTGCTATGCAGCTGAACAACTTTAGGTATGTCAACAATTGCCTAACAGGGTGCCAATCCATTGTTGACGAGCTCGGAGAGCCACTAGCTGAGAACAAATCGGATCGTGACCGGATGATGAGGTTTTCTTCTTATGTAAGTGTTACTTTGTCGtttccttactttttcctcttttttttttttttttttttggttttttttgtttttgggtagtGACGATCATCTTGTCATGTAGGTCATGACTGAGTATGACGATAGACTATGAGAGGTTGAGCAATACAAGGTGAAGTTTAAAGAGAACAAGTAGTTTGTGGATGATGCTAGGAAGAACAGCAAAGCTTTGACTAAGGCCGTCCAACTCAAGGAACAAACCTTGGAGAGGTTGAGAGGGTGGAATGGTGAGAACTTAATGCTCAAGTTGCAGTTGAAGGCGACTATCCTCGAGGCATCTAAGGTTAGATAGGAGTTGAATAATGCCCTGGCCGAGGTTTCTAAGCTGAAGGAGAGTATCCCAACTGAGAGGGAAGCTGCCGTGCATGAGTTCTTAGGTTCTCAGGCCTTTTGCCATGCCATTAGACCTCATTGCACTCGGGAGATTCAGcttgagaaaagaaaatggatgGCCATCCTTAAGCGCTATGACGATGGAAGCATCATCGATAAGTACTGTGAGGAGATGGAGGAATATCGACAAAAGGGTGAAACCTTCGTCCTCGCACTCAATCCTAGTAGTGAAAAGAAGTTTGAGGATGAGGCCAGTGTTGATGAGCAAACTCAACAAGGTGAGGATGATCTTGGAGATGCCGAGGATGGTAGTGATGGCGATAACGGTGAGACGTAGAGTGATATTGTCAGGGGTTCGACCTCAAATGAGGATGACTCGTAGTGCCTTCATTTTCTGCAtgcactagtttgttgtttttgtGGCATGCGTTAAGTTATGAGCCTGAGGCTTTTTATTTATGGATGTTTATGCCATTGCACCATTTATTTTGATGTTAATTACTAAGTTTTTGCACTATCATTTATGAATGCTTGGCTATGTTTGAATATATCCCTGGTTTGGATATAAGCCATGACTTAGGTATGATTCGAATACACTGTGAAATTGTTCGTTTGTTTATATAGTCTTGTTGATAGATACTTAGACTttattttatgttgaagcttcaaACCCAAGTATGTGGTGTCACTTAAGTTGGGTTTTAAGTCAGGATTTTAGTAGGTTAAGGTGAGACCAAGTGTTTCATTACTAGGAATGTACAAGAGTTAGGaccaagttgtctaaatcaccactttattgaattcatgccaaatgaCCTttattacataggatgccgaacgactATAGCTCAAcatttgtacaatgtgagtctacttgtaatagtacttcaagtgatcagggTTCCATgtatggccaagggtcttgccatcgaaaCTTCTGAGTTTGTAAGGGCTAGGGCAACTGATGCCAACAATTTCAAATTGTCAATCCCAGTTGGGACTGAGTGTGCCTTCGCTCGGGATTCTGTCgcaaagtaatcttttcttcaatacccagtcccccactttgaaagagcaaGGTTTAACCCTATAGTCATAGTAGTttgagatgcgctgcttgtaagcgatgttcctcaagtgagcctgatCCTTGTGTTCATCGACCAGATCCAAGTTGAGGGCGAGTTgtttatcattttcactttgcgtGTAGTTCTTGActcggtatgttgcttgctcaagctcgattaggacaactgcctctgtaccaaaggtaagtgagaataGAGTTTGTCCTGTTGAAGTTCGATACGAAGTGTGGTATGACTAAAGAACCTAGGGTACGagttctggccaacaacctttagccttgtccaagttggttttcaaagtgcgcttgattatcttgttgatggcctcaacttgtctaTTAGCCTGAGGATGGCTGGGGAGGCGAAACATAAGTTGACGTTGAACTTGGAGGAGAAAATTCTGAACTTCTTATTGTTGAACTGTCTCCCATAGTCAGTGACTATTGCATTGGGAATGctaaatctgcaaaggatgttcttccatacaaagtcttctatctttgccttaATAAttgttgccaagggttctacttcggaccactttgtgaagtagtcaactgcaacgattgcgtAACAAACCTTGCTTTTCCCAGTAGGCATTGGGCCCATCAAATCAAGTTTCCACTGggccaagggccaagggctgatcataggagttaGAGGCTCatgaggggaatgaggaataatTGTGTAACGTTGACACTTGTGACATAAGCGGGATATTTTGTTGGCATCTTGGTAATATGTTGGCcaataatatccttggcgaaaagccttgtgtgctagggattgagatccagcatgatctctgcAGACTCCCTCGTGTATCTCTcaaaggacaatttccgcctctaCAAGcataagacaccttaagtatggtaaGTTAAAACCTCGCTTGCAGAGTTGGTCCTTAATGATCAGGTaacgggtagacttgtatcgaatttggtTAGCTTGGAccttatcatttgggagggtgccatgagcaatgaatttataaattggggaaATCCTATTATCCCCATGTTGTAAGTTACAAACTTCCATGGCCATGGTGCTTTGTGCTGCTAACAATTCGACAtgattttttcttccaatcttgtcttccaccactgaggcgaggcgagccaaggCATCTgtatgactgtttgccgctcgaggaatttgggtgatctggtagtggaagtgcttgagcaaaagttgtgtttgcgcaagatatgctacCATGGAgttatccttagcatcaaagttattcgtgacttggttaaccaccaattgggagtcactgaagatatcaatttgtttaaatctaaggtgtttggccaaacgtaagcctgctagaaagGCTTCATACTCGGCTTCATTATTTGgcaccttgaatttgaaatgaagagcatactccatcgccactttgtcgggcgtagtaaaaactagtcctgctccatagccctgttggttggatgagctaTCAATATATAAAGTCCATGCTGGTAATATTGGTTTTACGTTTAGAGCCTTCATGGGTAACGAAGTCAATGCTTCAGGAGAAATGTCAATAAGATATGTGAATTCGACGATGAAATCTGTAActacttggcccttctcagctgccTTTGGATGGTATGAGATGTCAAACTCGCCCAATGCTATCACCCACCTGATTATTCGTCCTGAAGTGTCAGggctctggagtatctgtcgaagaggatggcTGGTAAGCACAATGATGGAGTGTGTTTGGAAGTAAGGGCAGAGTTTTCGagtagacatgaccaatgctagagctaatttctcaatgttggagtatcatgtccctgcatcttgtaaggccttgctagcgtagtagacgggccgttcgacactaCCATCCCTTCGAATGAGAAtggaactgactgctgaagctgaAACAGATaaatagataatgagaatgtcaccAACTTCGGGTTTAGAGAGTAgagggctttactcatgtacaccttgaggttcttgaatgcttcGACACATTCATCAGTTCATTCAATgcacttcttacttcccttaagtgctttgaagaaatgagcacactTGTctatggccttagagatgaacctggtcaaggctgccaccttgccagtaaggctctggatatCTTTTGAGGTTACTTCTTCTTTCATGTcaatgattgctttgatcttctcggaattagcttcaatgcctcgttggctaatcatgaagcccaAGAATTTGCTGGATCCCACaccaaaggcacatttgttagggttcaacttcatttgatacctctttaggatggtgaaagtttcagataggttggtgttATGTTGCTCAACATGTTTGCTCTTAACTAGCATATCATTAACATAAATTTCCATGcttttcccaatctgttcggtgaacattgaattgactaatCTCTTATAAGTCGCGCCTACATTCTttaggccaaagggcatgaATTTATAGCAATATAGCCCCCTgttagtagtgaaggctgtgtgttcttggtctggagggttcataaagatttggttgtaccctgagtaagcatccatgaagctcaaaagCTCACATCCTGTTGTTGAGTtgataagtctatcaatgagaggaagaggcaAGTTATCCTTCAGGCACCTTTTGTTTAGGtcagtgtagtcgacacaca is a genomic window of Malus domestica chromosome 09, GDT2T_hap1 containing:
- the LOC139187903 gene encoding uncharacterized protein; this translates as MSQAARKSIILNFECTSLFPSWWEDKWTKKYGGDLRETHDRLFSQLSLKSYPSSGELENWKEIIQEKNRILLIAQVDVESVPTESEDDSADTAVLHGAAAEAERREAGKGRDVSEDSGAQKEAPEATIQVSKRRKAVVIENSDSDPASPPKTKRRISTPTRKSKRTRTIQTLKSSDPPTPISEACRKKQKSSRPQASKKPTIASKDEPLGAEMYKKAEELLQERTSSIRSRALHHLPEKQTSLPPRLNPSEVGVSAPSPSQGSPLISPSVLKATPSSQFDPSTGVMLHFMDEDSNLVFAYPTVTLDEPHSSPQG